From a region of the Mycobacteroides saopaulense genome:
- the amaB gene encoding L-piperidine-6-carboxylate dehydrogenase yields the protein MTTTLPTSSPGVLPSADELRTRAQNALRWIGADVELDAVPATGGEGVTVRTPITGDALFTLRASSKEEVDKAITEAAQAFSQWRTTPAPVRGALVARLGELLTEHKKDLAELVTIEAGKIVSEALGEVQEMIDICQFAVGLSRQLYGKTMASERAGHRLMESWHPLGVVGVISAFNFPVAVWSWNTAIALVCGDTVVWKPSELTPLTAVACQALLDRAAADVGAPPEVSRLIQGGREVGEQLVDDPRIALVSATGSVRMGQQVGPRVAARFGRSLLELGGNNAVIVTPSADVDLAVRGIVFSAAGTAGQRCTTLRRLIVHHTIADTLVERIVNAYGQLPVGDPFDGRTLVGPLINEKSFRDMQDALEAGRAQGGTVIGGERRELGDGSFYVTPAVVRMPTQGDVVHRETFAPILYVLDYDALDEAIALNNAVPQGLSSAIFTLDMREAERFLAADGSDCGIANVNIGTSGAEIGGAFGGEKETGGGRESGSDSWKAYMRRATNTVNYSTELPLAQGVHFG from the coding sequence ATGACCACCACCCTGCCCACCTCCTCTCCCGGTGTTCTGCCCTCGGCCGACGAGTTGCGCACACGAGCGCAGAACGCACTGCGCTGGATCGGCGCGGATGTGGAGCTCGACGCGGTGCCTGCGACCGGAGGTGAAGGCGTCACGGTCCGCACGCCGATTACCGGCGACGCCCTCTTCACGCTCCGAGCGAGCTCGAAGGAGGAGGTTGACAAAGCAATCACTGAAGCCGCCCAAGCATTTTCGCAATGGCGTACCACCCCGGCACCTGTGCGTGGAGCGCTGGTGGCCCGTCTCGGAGAGCTGCTGACGGAGCACAAGAAGGATCTGGCCGAACTGGTGACCATCGAGGCCGGAAAGATCGTCTCCGAGGCCCTCGGCGAGGTGCAGGAGATGATCGACATCTGTCAGTTCGCGGTCGGCTTGTCCCGGCAGTTGTACGGCAAGACCATGGCCTCCGAGCGTGCGGGGCATCGCCTCATGGAGTCCTGGCATCCCCTCGGCGTGGTCGGAGTCATCTCGGCATTCAACTTCCCGGTTGCCGTGTGGTCGTGGAACACCGCGATCGCCCTTGTCTGCGGCGACACCGTGGTGTGGAAGCCCTCCGAGCTCACGCCGCTGACTGCCGTTGCCTGCCAGGCACTTCTGGATCGCGCGGCCGCCGACGTGGGGGCGCCGCCGGAGGTCAGCCGATTGATCCAGGGTGGCCGCGAGGTTGGCGAACAACTCGTCGACGATCCGCGTATCGCGCTGGTGAGTGCGACCGGATCGGTACGGATGGGCCAGCAGGTGGGCCCGCGGGTGGCCGCCCGGTTCGGCCGGTCGCTGCTTGAATTGGGCGGCAACAACGCGGTGATCGTGACCCCCTCCGCCGACGTGGATCTGGCGGTACGGGGCATCGTGTTCTCTGCCGCGGGTACCGCGGGCCAGCGCTGTACCACCCTGCGGCGGTTGATCGTTCACCACACCATCGCCGACACGCTGGTCGAACGAATCGTCAATGCCTATGGCCAGCTGCCGGTGGGCGATCCCTTCGACGGACGCACGTTGGTGGGCCCGCTGATCAACGAGAAATCGTTCCGCGACATGCAGGACGCACTGGAAGCCGGCCGCGCGCAAGGCGGGACCGTCATCGGCGGCGAACGCCGCGAACTGGGTGACGGATCTTTCTATGTGACCCCGGCCGTGGTGCGGATGCCCACGCAAGGCGATGTGGTGCACCGCGAAACCTTCGCTCCCATCCTGTACGTGCTCGACTACGACGCCCTCGATGAGGCGATCGCACTGAACAACGCGGTTCCCCAGGGCCTTTCCTCGGCCATCTTCACGCTGGACATGCGCGAGGCCGAGCGCTTCCTGGCCGCCGACGGGTCCGATTGCGGAATCGCGAACGTGAACATCGGTACCTCGGGAGCCGAGATCGGTGGAGCGTTCGGTGGCGAGAAGGAAACAGGCGGTGGTCGCGAGTCGGGCTCCGACTCGTGGAAGGCCTACATGCGACGCGCCACCAACACCGTCAACTACTCGACGGAACTGCCCTTGGCCCAAGGTGTTCACTTCGGCTGA
- a CDS encoding NADPH-dependent FMN reductase, with product MNTSTTPLRLAVICASTRDGRFGPTVANWIAEKARHHPSFHAGYIDLADYPLPLHLSRRTQAEDTAQLAKVTARLRIADAFLVVTPEYNHSFPAPLKNLIDWHHSEWQAKPVGFTSYGGMSGGLRAIEQLRLVFAELHAVTTRDVVSFHGVWSQFDDAGQLIDSRDAETAAKTMLDELAWWAAALRTAREESPYAW from the coding sequence GTGAACACGTCAACCACCCCGTTGCGCCTCGCCGTGATCTGCGCCAGCACTCGTGACGGTCGGTTCGGCCCCACGGTGGCGAATTGGATCGCAGAGAAGGCCCGGCATCATCCGTCGTTCCACGCCGGTTACATCGACCTCGCGGATTACCCTCTGCCTCTTCACCTTTCCAGAAGGACTCAAGCCGAGGACACCGCCCAGCTCGCCAAGGTGACCGCACGGTTGCGCATTGCCGACGCGTTCCTCGTGGTCACGCCGGAGTACAACCACAGCTTCCCCGCCCCGCTGAAGAACCTGATCGACTGGCATCACAGCGAGTGGCAGGCCAAACCCGTCGGATTCACCTCGTATGGCGGGATGTCCGGTGGATTGCGCGCCATCGAGCAGCTGCGGCTCGTGTTCGCCGAACTCCACGCCGTAACCACCCGGGACGTGGTGAGCTTCCACGGCGTGTGGAGTCAGTTCGACGATGCGGGCCAGCTCATCGACAGCCGCGACGCAGAGACCGCGGCCAAAACCATGCTCGACGAACTGGCATGGTGGGCCGCGGCGCTACGGACCGCGCGGGAAGAATCCCCTTACGCCTGGTGA
- the hglS gene encoding 2-oxoadipate dioxygenase/decarboxylase, translating to MTALIQCWELRARFAAALSRMYGTEVPAYNTLVDVSTEVNQTYATTHPDAERLGSVQRVTAERHGAIRVGGPRELAAVADLFEAFGMYPVDFYDLRDAASPVPVVSTAFRPIDEEELALNPFRVFTSMLATGDRRFFDAGLRTRVENFVAQRELFDPALLAHARLISAAGGSTPAQADHFINEAVNAFALSTTPIDRAWYDELSAVSPVAADIAGVARTHINHLTPRVLDIDDLYRRMTARGITMIDAIQGPPRWHGPDVLLRQTSFRALAEPRRFRTSDGSVLSDTLRVRFGEVEARGIALTPAGRTRYDNAMAAIDGAQADPQQAASIWADHFPDTEAGLAEQDLAYFRTELGPRGEIVTRPVVYEDFLPRSAAGIFRSNLDDDGSYGDGADDCAADYSKEWMSGAIGRDIHDPYSLYAAIAAQSDLTIGADR from the coding sequence ATGACCGCCCTCATCCAGTGCTGGGAACTCCGAGCGCGTTTCGCAGCAGCACTCTCACGCATGTATGGGACGGAGGTTCCCGCATACAACACCTTGGTCGATGTCAGTACCGAGGTGAACCAGACTTACGCCACAACACATCCGGATGCCGAACGGCTCGGATCAGTCCAGCGGGTGACCGCCGAACGCCACGGCGCGATCCGGGTGGGCGGACCGCGAGAACTCGCCGCCGTCGCCGACCTGTTCGAGGCATTCGGGATGTATCCCGTCGATTTCTACGATCTTCGTGATGCGGCGTCCCCCGTGCCCGTGGTGTCCACCGCGTTCCGCCCTATCGACGAGGAAGAGCTGGCGCTCAACCCATTCCGAGTATTCACGTCGATGTTGGCGACCGGCGATCGCCGGTTCTTCGACGCAGGCTTGCGCACGCGTGTGGAGAACTTCGTGGCGCAGCGAGAGCTTTTCGACCCGGCCCTGCTGGCGCACGCGCGACTGATCAGCGCCGCAGGCGGCTCCACCCCGGCACAGGCCGATCACTTCATCAACGAGGCGGTCAACGCCTTCGCGCTGTCCACCACGCCCATCGACCGTGCTTGGTATGACGAACTTTCCGCGGTTTCGCCCGTCGCCGCCGATATCGCCGGTGTGGCCCGCACACACATCAACCACCTCACCCCACGCGTACTCGACATCGACGACCTCTACCGGCGGATGACGGCACGCGGCATCACCATGATCGATGCGATCCAGGGCCCGCCCCGGTGGCATGGTCCCGATGTTCTTCTGCGGCAGACCTCATTCCGGGCGTTGGCCGAGCCACGCCGCTTCCGGACGAGTGATGGTTCTGTGCTCAGTGACACGCTGCGGGTCCGATTCGGTGAGGTCGAAGCGCGAGGCATAGCGCTCACCCCCGCGGGCCGTACCCGCTACGACAACGCGATGGCCGCCATCGACGGCGCCCAGGCAGATCCACAGCAGGCAGCGTCCATTTGGGCTGACCACTTTCCCGATACCGAAGCCGGACTGGCCGAGCAGGATCTGGCCTACTTCCGTACCGAGCTCGGTCCGCGCGGCGAGATCGTGACCAGGCCCGTCGTATACGAGGACTTCCTGCCCCGTTCTGCCGCCGGGATCTTCCGGTCCAACCTCGACGACGACGGTTCGTACGGCGACGGCGCCGACGATTGCGCCGCCGACTATTCGAAGGAATGGATGTCCGGCGCCATCGGCCGGGACATACATGATCCGTATTCGCTCTATGCCGCCATCGCCGCACAATCTGACCTCACGATAGGAGCCGATCGATGA
- a CDS encoding acetyl/propionyl/methylcrotonyl-CoA carboxylase subunit alpha: MPNHASSKISKVLVANRGEIAVRVIRAAKDAGLGSVAIYAEPDADAPHVHLADEAFGIGGNTAAESYLDFGKILQAAEKSGANAIHPGYGFLSENADFAQAVLDAGLIWIGPSPQSIRDLGDKVTARHIAARAQAPLVPGTPDPVKDADEVVAFAKEHGLPIAIKAAFGGGGRGMKVARTLEEVPELFESATREAVAAFGRGECFVERYLDKPRHVEAQVIADQHGNVIVAGTRDCSLQRRFQKLVEEAPAPFLTDAQRKEIHESAKRICKEAGYYGAGTVEYLVGQDGLISFLEVNTRLQVEHPVTEETAGVDLVLEQFKIANGEALQFTEDPEPRGHSIEFRINGEDAGRNFLPAPGPVKVYDTPTGPGVRLDSGVQAGSVIGGQFDSMLAKLIVTGRDRNEALARSRRALAEFNVEGLATVIPFHRAVVSDPAFIGDEDGFTVHTRWIETEWDNTVEPFTADGEAAEEDEALPRQKLVVEVGGRRLEVSLPGDISLGGGGGGAANGVVRKKPKARKRGGHGGGAATGDSVTAPMQGTVVKVAVEEGQEVEAGELIVVLEAMKMENPVTAHKAGTITGLSVEAGAAITQGTVIAEIK; the protein is encoded by the coding sequence GTGCCCAATCACGCCAGCTCGAAGATCAGCAAGGTACTCGTCGCCAACCGCGGTGAGATTGCGGTTCGAGTGATCCGCGCGGCCAAGGACGCTGGCCTGGGTAGCGTCGCGATCTACGCCGAGCCCGATGCCGACGCTCCCCACGTGCACCTGGCCGACGAGGCCTTCGGCATCGGCGGCAACACCGCCGCCGAGTCCTACCTGGACTTCGGCAAGATCCTGCAGGCCGCCGAGAAGTCCGGCGCCAACGCCATCCACCCCGGTTACGGCTTCCTGTCGGAAAACGCCGACTTCGCCCAGGCCGTCCTCGACGCCGGGCTGATCTGGATCGGGCCCAGCCCGCAGTCCATCCGCGACCTCGGCGACAAGGTCACGGCCCGCCACATCGCCGCGCGCGCGCAGGCCCCGCTGGTGCCGGGCACCCCGGACCCCGTCAAGGACGCCGACGAGGTCGTGGCCTTCGCCAAGGAGCACGGACTGCCGATCGCCATCAAGGCAGCCTTCGGCGGCGGTGGTCGCGGCATGAAGGTGGCCCGCACCCTGGAAGAGGTTCCCGAGCTGTTCGAGTCGGCCACCCGTGAGGCCGTCGCCGCCTTCGGCCGCGGCGAGTGCTTCGTGGAGCGCTACCTGGACAAGCCGCGCCACGTCGAGGCCCAGGTCATCGCCGATCAGCACGGCAATGTCATTGTGGCCGGTACCCGCGACTGCTCGCTGCAGCGCCGCTTCCAGAAGCTGGTGGAAGAGGCCCCCGCGCCGTTCCTGACCGACGCTCAGCGCAAGGAAATCCACGAGTCCGCCAAGCGAATCTGCAAGGAGGCCGGTTACTACGGTGCCGGCACCGTCGAGTACCTGGTGGGACAGGACGGCCTGATCTCGTTCCTCGAGGTCAACACCCGGCTGCAGGTGGAACACCCGGTCACCGAGGAGACCGCGGGCGTCGACCTGGTACTGGAGCAGTTCAAGATCGCCAACGGCGAGGCGCTTCAGTTCACCGAGGACCCCGAGCCGCGCGGCCACTCGATCGAGTTCCGCATCAACGGCGAGGACGCCGGCCGCAACTTCCTGCCCGCCCCCGGCCCGGTCAAGGTGTACGACACCCCCACCGGCCCCGGCGTGCGCCTGGACTCCGGTGTGCAGGCCGGTTCGGTGATCGGCGGCCAGTTCGACTCGATGCTGGCCAAGCTGATCGTCACCGGTCGCGACCGCAACGAGGCGTTGGCACGTTCGCGCCGCGCGCTGGCCGAGTTCAATGTCGAGGGCCTGGCCACCGTCATCCCGTTCCACCGCGCGGTGGTCTCCGATCCCGCCTTCATCGGCGACGAGGACGGCTTCACCGTCCACACCCGCTGGATCGAGACCGAGTGGGACAACACCGTCGAGCCGTTCACCGCTGACGGTGAAGCAGCCGAAGAGGACGAGGCCCTGCCCCGCCAGAAGCTGGTCGTCGAGGTCGGCGGCCGTCGCCTCGAAGTATCGTTGCCCGGCGACATCTCGCTCGGTGGCGGAGGCGGAGGCGCCGCCAACGGTGTGGTGCGCAAGAAGCCCAAGGCCCGTAAGCGCGGCGGCCACGGCGGCGGTGCCGCCACCGGCGACTCGGTGACCGCGCCGATGCAGGGCACCGTCGTCAAGGTCGCCGTCGAGGAAGGCCAGGAGGTCGAGGCCGGCGAGCTGATCGTGGTGCTGGAGGCCATGAAGATGGAGAACCCCGTCACCGCGCACAAGGCCGGCACCATCACCGGGCTGAGCGTCGAGGCCGGCGCCGCCATCACCCAGGGCACGGTCATCGCCGAGATCAAGTAA
- the lat gene encoding L-lysine 6-transaminase has translation MTPDRVHEVLQRSILADGMDLVLDLERSRGAHLVDARDGTTYLDMFTFFASSALGMNHPMLAQDGEFRAELTRAAINKPSNSDIYTVEMARFVRTFARVLGDPALPHLFFVDGGALAVENALKVAFDWKSRWNEAHGIDQALGTKVLHLREAFHGRSGYTMSLTNTDPNKVARFPKFDWPRIDAPYLRPGADIGELEAAALAQARQVFAENPHDIACFIAEPIQGEGGDHHFRPQFFHAMRALCHENDALFVFDEVQTGCGLTGTAWAFQQLGVTPDIVAFGKKTQVCGVMAGGRVDEVADNVFAVSSRINSTWGGNLVDMVRSRRILEVIESQRLFENATRMGEYLLDRLQTLALRHDEIGDVRGRGLMCAFSLPTAQERDRLVQRLWDQERVILLPSGKNSVRFRPPLIVSAEEIDAAVAAVSRVLSHQA, from the coding sequence GTGACGCCGGATCGGGTGCATGAGGTGCTGCAACGCAGCATTTTGGCCGACGGGATGGACCTCGTGCTCGACCTGGAGCGCTCCCGTGGGGCGCATCTGGTCGATGCCCGGGACGGGACCACTTATCTCGACATGTTCACGTTCTTCGCCTCGTCGGCGCTGGGTATGAATCACCCGATGCTCGCCCAAGACGGCGAGTTCCGTGCCGAGCTGACCAGAGCCGCCATCAACAAACCGAGCAATTCCGATATCTACACCGTCGAGATGGCCCGGTTCGTCCGGACATTCGCGCGCGTGCTCGGTGACCCGGCGCTTCCGCATCTGTTCTTCGTGGACGGTGGCGCGCTGGCCGTGGAGAACGCGCTGAAGGTGGCCTTCGACTGGAAGAGCCGCTGGAACGAGGCGCACGGAATCGATCAGGCGTTGGGTACCAAGGTGTTACACCTGCGAGAGGCCTTCCATGGTCGCAGTGGTTACACGATGTCGCTGACCAACACCGACCCCAACAAGGTGGCACGCTTCCCCAAGTTCGACTGGCCGCGGATCGATGCTCCCTACCTGCGCCCGGGTGCCGATATCGGGGAGCTGGAGGCCGCGGCGCTGGCACAGGCGCGTCAGGTTTTTGCCGAAAATCCGCACGACATAGCATGTTTCATTGCCGAGCCGATCCAGGGGGAGGGCGGGGATCATCACTTCCGTCCTCAGTTCTTCCATGCGATGCGCGCGCTGTGTCACGAGAACGACGCGCTGTTCGTCTTCGACGAGGTGCAGACCGGGTGTGGGCTCACCGGAACGGCCTGGGCATTCCAGCAGCTGGGTGTGACTCCCGACATCGTGGCCTTCGGGAAGAAGACACAGGTATGCGGGGTCATGGCGGGTGGACGTGTCGACGAGGTGGCCGACAATGTCTTCGCCGTCAGCTCGCGGATCAACTCGACCTGGGGTGGAAATCTGGTCGACATGGTGCGCTCGCGCCGAATCTTGGAAGTTATTGAGTCACAGCGACTTTTCGAGAACGCGACGCGGATGGGTGAGTACCTGCTCGACCGTCTGCAGACCCTCGCGTTGCGCCATGACGAGATCGGTGATGTCCGAGGCCGCGGATTGATGTGTGCGTTCAGCCTGCCGACCGCGCAGGAACGCGATCGTCTGGTGCAGCGCCTGTGGGACCAGGAGCGGGTCATCCTGCTGCCCAGCGGCAAGAACAGTGTCCGGTTCCGTCCGCCGCTGATCGTCAGCGCAGAGGAAATCGATGCCGCGGTGGCCGCGGTGTCGAGGGTGTTGTCTCACCAGGCGTAA
- a CDS encoding Lrp/AsnC family transcriptional regulator, with product MTVDSERSPERPLDDVDRILVRELARDGRATLAHLAAKAGLSISAVQTRVRRLESRGVLAGYAARVNPESVGQLLSAFVAITPLDPSQPDDAPARLEHIDAIESCYSVAGEESYILLVRVPSPRALEELLQLIRTTANVRTRSTIILQTFYDGRQLVP from the coding sequence GTGACTGTGGATTCCGAAAGGTCGCCGGAGCGCCCGCTCGATGATGTCGATCGAATTCTGGTGCGCGAGTTGGCTCGCGATGGCCGGGCGACTCTCGCCCATTTGGCTGCCAAGGCCGGTTTGTCGATCTCGGCGGTGCAGACCCGCGTGCGGCGGCTGGAATCTCGCGGAGTTCTCGCCGGATACGCGGCGAGGGTCAATCCAGAGTCGGTAGGCCAGCTGTTGTCGGCGTTCGTGGCCATCACCCCTCTCGATCCTTCTCAACCCGACGATGCTCCGGCGCGGCTCGAGCACATCGATGCCATCGAGTCGTGCTACTCGGTGGCAGGCGAGGAGAGCTACATCCTCCTGGTGCGGGTGCCCTCGCCGCGTGCGCTCGAAGAGCTGCTGCAGCTGATCCGCACCACAGCCAACGTTCGCACGCGAAGCACCATCATCTTACAAACTTTTTACGACGGTCGCCAGCTCGTTCCGTAA